The Neoarius graeffei isolate fNeoGra1 chromosome 25, fNeoGra1.pri, whole genome shotgun sequence genome includes a region encoding these proteins:
- the LOC132873239 gene encoding mucin-2-like, with the protein MAKKGTTEYFLRFVVILLIYMQGQIQKNMVTAQTPGTSNQSISALSTVLPIPTTTTSDLSTVSNSSTASVSTKSTSPTTGVSTLPNSPTSDLSSTNLTTSQEIFWEIFWGISISTMPTSPTTDISTTPTPPTLDQSSTAPTSPTTGISTTPTPPTLNQSSTAPTSPTTGISTTPTPPTLDQSSTAPTSPTTGISTTPTPPTLNQSSTAPTSPTTGISTTPTPPTLDQSSTAPTSPTTDISTTSTPPTLNHHQLHLLSRQQASQPHPPHPH; encoded by the exons ATGGCTAAAAAAG GGACAACAGAATATTTCCTGAGATTTGTTGTTATTCTGCTCATTTATATGCAAGGACAAATTCAGAAG aatatGGTGACTGCTCAAACTCCAGGCACCTCAAACCAATCCATATCAGCTCTCTCAACCGTGTTACCCATACCCACTACAACCACATCAGACTTGTCAACGGTGTCCAATTCTTCCACAGCAAGTGTCTCAACCAAGTCCACTTCCCCCACAACAGGGGTCTCAACCCTGCCCAATTCACCCACATCAGACCTGTCCTCAACAAATCTCACCACATCTCAGGAAATATTCTGGGAAATATTCTGGGGAATATCTATCTCAACCATGCCTACTTCCCCGACAACAGACATCTCAACCACACCCACCccacccacattagaccagtcctcaactgcacctacttcccccacaacaggcatctcaaccacACCCACCCCACCCACATTAAACCAGTCatcaactgcacctacttccccgacaacaggcatctcaaccacacccaccccacccacattagaccagtcctcaactgcacctacttcccccacaacaggcatctcaaccacACCCACCCCACCCACATTAAACCAGTCatcaactgcacctacttccccgacaacaggcatctcaaccacacccaccccacccacattagaccagtcctcaactgcacctacttcccccACAACAGACATCTCAACCACATCCACCCCACCCACATTAAACCA TCATCAACTGCACCTACTTTCCcgacaacaggcatctcaaccacacccaccccacccacattag